A segment of the Roseofilum capinflatum BLCC-M114 genome:
CCAGGGGGTTTTCTGGTTTCGGTCTGGCTGCATAGGATTTCATTGACCACTTGGTAACCGAGGGGACTGAGGTGGATGTGGTCTCGATAAAGGGTCTCTGGGTTTTCTTGGGCGTTAAAAATGGGTAAAAAGTCGATATAGGGTATTTTTCGCTCTTCTGTGAGGGCTAAGAGGCGCTTTCTGGCTTTCCATTCATAGTCTCTGGGGCCGGGTTCTCCGAGTTCCCGTTTCAGGGGAGTCATGGCTAAGAGGACTTGGGCGTGGTGTTTTTGAGCGTAGGTGTGAATGTCCTGAATGGCTTGTAAATTAAAGCCTACCCGATCGCCTTTTTCGGCTCGTACTGCTGCCATTTCTGGGGGAGACTCATAGGGCAAAACCAAGCGAGTAAAGGCTTCGACGATACCCAGGGGCGGATAATGACTGGGATAAAAGCGATCGCGCCCTACGGGAATGGAGGTGGGTGCAGTGCCAAAGAGATCGTCGGTATTAATCAACAGGATAATCACCTCGGCCCCAAATGTGCCATATTTGCGTAAGTAGGCGATTTCATTGCGGGGACACCAGGAATTAGCGGAAATATTCAGCACTTCTACCGCTTTGCCCGTCTCTTCCTTCAGTTTGTGGCTGATCAAGTTAGAGAGAATTTGCTCCTGATCCGTCCACCATCCCCCATTGGCGATAGAATCTCCAAGCAGTAAGATCCGTTGTGTGTCCGGTGCTGGTTCCTCACTCATGTCAGCACTCCGCATCGAATATCGATTAATAGTAATCCGATTTCCAAACCGGCGCGTAGTTTGGGAGGGAGCCAGTAAATAGCCAATTTCTGGATCGGCTTGATAGATCAAGGGTTTGCCAAACCCAAAGAACCAACGCAGAGCAAGTTCAAAGAAAGTACAAAGACCTAGGGCGATCGCCCCAATCAGTAATAGAATTTTAATCTGGCCCATGGATTCGGAGTATCTGCCTGATTTGACCTTTCCTATCCTACATCGATCGCCCTATGGGATGATGGACACTCAAGCCAGAAACCGTTACCCTAAGCCTAAAGTCAGTTTGTTATACCCTTTTACCTTGTTCTCATGGAGGCTAATCGCCATGTCTGACTTAAATCGCGGCATCATGAAATTTAAAGGAGCAGATAGCCCGGTGGCGATCGCCATCTCGTCTATTGTCGTTTTAGGTGGTATTGCCGTCTTGATTTGGTGGGGTCTACAATCCGCCTACGCTTTGGGTTAAGCATTCCCTGCACCACCTTTCAACCCGCCATTATGGTTCTTGTTAAGGACATAGAGGCGGGTTTAGCTAATGTTTGCTAGAAACTTGTAATTCTTGAATCTTACTTTCTTGGGCGTTAATTTTCTGGTTTAGCTCGCGAATGCGTCGGGAAAGCAAGCGAATAATATTGACGGCAATACCTGGGGTTTCATCAATGGCATCATAGAGTTGTTGCTGAGTTAAGACTAAACAATCACAGGTTTCGATCGCCGTCACGGAAGCGGATCGCGGTTCGGCATCAAACAAGGACATTTCCCCAAAAGTCGTTCCCTTATCCAAGTAGGCTAAATCCCGATCGCCAATATGCACCCGTACCCGTCCCGAAACCACAATATACAGAGAGCGTCCTTCCTGTCCTTGGGTAAAAATGGTTTGCCCAGCCGGAAACGATAATTCATCCATAATCGAGGCTAGACGCACCAAAAAATCATCCCGTAACTCTTTGAAGATGGGAACACCTCGCACAAATAGCAAGCGGTCAACGCTACTTAACATAACTTCTCCGGGTCGGGGTTAGGGGGATGGGGGAATGGGGGGATGGGTGAATGGGGGGATGGGAAAATCCGAGCTATCTTCGCTCAAGATTGAAGGTGAGGACAATTCCGTATGGGAGAGTCCAAACTCTTCGATTAAGGCTTGAACTTGGGCAGCCACCAGGCGATCGGGATCGTGCTTGAGCATAGGCAATAATTGACTCAAAGTTGAAGGGCTTGCTACTTTAAGATAATTCAAGACGGCTTCCCGTACAAATCCCCTGGGATGGCGCAGTCCAGCGAGAATATGTTCGGTGGTGGTACTCCAGCGAAAGGCTTGTGCCACATGGAAACAGCAGGCTAAGGGCCAATCCGAGAGAAAATGGCGTAGGTCGAGAAGATGGCGCAGGCGATCGCTCGGATTCAGGGGTTGATACACGACCAAATCCTCTAAATACGTCAGTTTTTCGGCGATCGCATATTGATCGAGTACCGTTAACAAGGCTTTCTTATGGGGAATATCCACAATATTGTCTAAAATTTCTAAGCCTCTGGCTTGAGAACTCATGGAATTCGATTGCAGGTTAAAAGCGGCTGCTTGTACACTCTGGATCGGATACAAGAATTTCATCAACAGAAAACAGCGCTCAATGGAGTCTGTTTCCAGATCGACAAGCGATCGCAATAATAATTGAGCCTCTCGACCCGAAATCCGATCCTCAGCCAAATCTAAGCGTGCAGCATAGAGTTGACCCATAAACATCAGTTCCTGGTCAATCAATAATTCAATTCCCGATCGCCCCAAGACAGTTTGTACTTTTTCAATCCCCAGATCGTCAGGTAATTTAATCAAGATTTTCAGGATATTGCGTCGGGTGCTTCCCCAAGAAGTCATCAGGTTTTGGGTTAACACATGCAGACTTTCGGGGGTTTTAATTTCACCGATCGTCATCCAAGCATACATCCGTACCAGATCCGGTTTATAAATATCCCGGGCCAAGTCTAAGAGCAGAGGTATCGCTTCATGGCCCAGGCGAACCAGGGCCCGACAGGAGGCTTCACGGGTTGATTGATAGTAAAGCCCCCGCAATAAAGAAGGATAATATTCTTCGAGACGGGTGGCGGCGATCGCCTCTAGCAGGGCACAGCGCACCCGTAGGGAATCATCCTGAAGTAAATTGGGCACATAGAGACGCAGCGCTTGCATATAGACCGCCTCTCCCAGAGCGCGACATCCCATGACCCGCTCCCGTTCCTGCTCGCTAGTCACCATTCGCCGTAGGGTATTGGTGGCTTCGGCTTTGGCTTTAGCATTGCCGCGCTTGAGCATTAAGGCCGCTGCCGTTGACCTTACCACCGGGTCAACCGAGGGTTGGAGATAGCTGCGTAACTGACGGATATCCGGTTCGGCTTCCGTGAGCCAAATGTAGCGCAGGGCTAGGGCTAACACATCCGGCAGCAAGGAGGTTTGGGTCAGGGCGCGAATGGATTCCACATCCTTGGTGTGGGGATGTTCCAGCAGTACCTCTAAGCTTTGCCGTTGTAGGGCCGGAGAGAGGGAAGGCAGTAGGGGAACCAGGACTTCGTTAATATTTTGGGGGTCAAACCGGTTGAGCAGTTCAATACAAGAGCGCTTATCTTCCTCTGCTCCTGGTTGTTTCAGGGTGTCGGCCACATTCCGTTGTAGCGATCGCAAATCCACATCCGAGACCCCTAACCGGCCACTTTTGGCACTCGATACCAACAGTTGCACATAGCCAGAGCGCAGGAAGAAAATCGCCAATAACCAACCCAGGGAAATGAGAATAGTTTGGAATAGGAAGATATCCGACTGTCGAGATTCAAGCTGGGGCATGATTTGGCTACAGAACCAAATCGTTCCCAACAGCAGCAAACCCGTTACCCCAGTTGAGATCGGTTCGGCGATCGCCCGCCAAGCCTGGATTCCATTCCGGATACTCTCTGGAAGCGGTTGGAACAGGGCCGGCCCCAACCCCAAGACCACCGTATAGCGCAACAAATCATCAAAAAACTTCAGCGTAATCAAACACCAAAATAAATCCGCCACATGGCCCAAGGAAATCAAACTAATAATTCCCATCAGTCCCGGCAGTAGGGATGCCGCCACAAACACCCCCAACCGCTCAATCAACCGAGATGAGACAAACCATTGCAGAATTAGCTCAAAAACTCCCAACACACCATTAAAAAATCCGAGGAAACTCGCAACTTCCCCCGAATTCAGGTTTTTTTCCAGTTGGTCAAAAAACTGAAACTCAACAAACTGTAAAGAGCCTTGAGCCACAAAAAAGAACAGGATCAAGGGAATCACATATCGCCATACGGGACGACCCAAACGGCGCTGGGTAAAGCCTGAGTCATCCTCTGAGGAGACGCGGTTGGTGGTGTCTGGGAAAAATTGTTGATAATTTTGGGTCAGGTAAAAGGCGATCGCACCCCCCACAAACATCAACACACTCGCACAAATCAGGATATTTTCCACTCGCAGGAAGGTCAAGATCGCCGGTAGGGAAAAACCACTGACCACATCGGCCATCAAAATCCCACTAGAAATTAACGGATATGTCCGTTTAATTTCCCGGATGTTAAACAGTTGGTTGGCGCAAATACTGGTGTTTAACTCATTGAGGATAAAGATCGCTTCACACCACAGACGCAGCAAAAAAATTAAGATGGGGGCGATCACAATCAGATCTAACCCTAAGCGTAATAAAAATAAGGGAATTGCCATCAGTATGGCTGTCAGGACAATTACCTTACGCAAAGGGAGCAGGGTTTGCAACCAGTCGTACAAAAACCCTAATCCCGAACCCATCACCGCACTGGCAATATAAATCCAAGGTAAGGATTCAGCGCCGAATCGCTGCAAGAACAAGTCAGCGGTACTCGCTTCTGTCCAACTGAGTCCCACGCAACTTGCTGTATAAAACGCCAGCATTAAGACTGTACGCTCACTTTCGTCTGGCCGAAGGTTAAACCATTGGAAGAACCGTTGTCCCCACTTGTTTACGCCCCGTCCCTGATAATTGAGTTCCATATCTTGGTATTTTATGCTGCCCAACAATGCCCAGGTTCAAGAGGTCTCTCTCGTTCCTAGGCACTGCTTGACTTATAACTCTTTTTTCGGGGAGAGGAGCATCATCATATTCCGCCCTTCCCGTTTGGGTTCTTGCTGCACTTCAGCTTCTTCTTCTAGATCTTTTGCCAAGCGTTTGAGCAACTCTTCTGCCAAATTGCTATGCTGAATTTCTCGTCCTCGAAAGCTAATCGTTGCTTTAACTTTATCACCTTTCTTGAGAAATTTGCGAGCGTTATTCAGACGAACATTATAATCATGTTCCTCGATTTTATAACGCATTTTTACTTCTTTTACATCGGCTGTGTGCTGTTTTTTCTTGGCTTCGCGGGCTTTCTTTTCTTGCTCAAACTTATATTTGCCGTAATCCTGAATTCGGCAGACGGGGGGATCAGCTTTATCGCTGACCAGAACTAAGTCTTGTTCTTGTTCTTGAGCGAGTTTCAGACCGTCTCTCGGAGACATAATTCCGAGTTGCGTGCCATCACCATCAATAACTCGAACTTCTGGATATTTAATCCGTTCGTTGATTTGGGGAAGATCGCGATTTTTTCTCTTGTCAACCACAGGCGTTTGGAATTGTAAATAGGGATAGAACAACAGTTAAGTATGGAATCTGGCGATTCTGGAGACCTAAGCAGAGGTCTGATTCAAGTGATTCAAACCCTTAGAGCCTCCAACACGGTTGCTTAAACCATCAGATCGATGCCCTCAATCACTGAGTCCGTTAGGATCTCGGATGGGGACAAAATCCGTAGGTTTCTGCCATTGTAACTGACAGGTTTTGAGATGTTCTACATTTTTTCACTTGTTTTTTGCTCTAGGGGAGCCTTTGAGCGATTTTTGAAGGGGTCTGAGCTGTGATTGTCCTCTTCCCTTCGCCCTAAGCTGGGGGCAAGATTTCCCTGAACCTCAAGCTTCCCCAGGGGGTGAGTTCGGTTAATCTTAAGAAAGGATTATAGGGGAGCGATCGCCCCATCAAAGCTCCTATCATAGTTGGGTCTATGATGTATAGTGTAAAACTTAAACCCTAAAATCAAAACCTGATTCTATCACCCGTAAGCGGATGAGGCAACTATGAAACACACCCTTTCTGTACTGGTAGAAGACGAAGCTGGAGTCTTAAGCCGTATTTCTGGTTTGTTTGCTCGTCGTGGCTTTAACATTGAAAGTCTCGCTGTCGGCCCAGCCGAACAGCTCGGAGTCTCTCGGATTACCATGGTTGTACCCGGAGATGACAAGATTATTGAACAAATCACCAAACAGCTCTACAAACAAATTAATGTCCTGAAGGTGCAAGACTTAACGGAAAGTCCCTGTGTAGAACGGGAATTAATGTTACTCAAAGTCAATGCCCCCACTCAAAGTCGCTCCGAAATTATTGAGTTAGCAAATATTTTTCGCTCCCGTGTGGTGGATGTGGCCGAAGATTCCTTAACCTTGGAAGTCGTCGGTGACCCAGGGAAAATGGTGGCCATTGTCCAAGTGCTGCAAAAATTTGGGATTCGGGAAATTGCTCGTACCGGTAAAATCGCCCTCCCCCGTGAATCTGGGGTGAATACAGAGTTGCTCAAATCCTTAGAAGCTAAATTAGCTTAAACCTAAAGCAGCGCGATCGCACTTCTGGCCTAAAATAGTGAAATCAACTCACCCATCATCCCCCCCCAAAGGAGAACAATCGTGCCTGAAGCTGTTGGTGTCATCCAAACCCTAGGATTTCCTGCCGTTCTCGCTGCTGCTGATGCCATGGTTAAAGCAGCGCGAGTCACCCTCGTCTACTTTGACCGTGCTGAAAGCGGAAACTTTGTGGTTGCCATTCGGGGGGGGACATCCGAAGTTGTGCCCGCAGTAGAGATAGGAATTCAGGAAGCTGAAAAAGTCTATGGAGGTAAAGTGATGATGCACTACATTGTCCCCAATCCCCCGCCCAATGTGCAAGCCGTGCTTCCCATTGACTATACAGAAGTCAGTGAACCCTTCCGCTAGATAGCATCTATATTCGACTCAAAGGTAATCAATCGACTATTTTCTTGACTCAAGTGACCCCCTAAACCCCTACAATAAAGTCTTGCATAGAAATAGTTATTGATTAACATTAGGAGCAACAATTATGGGACAGCAAGCTGTTGGAGCAATTGAGACAAAGGGGTTCCCAGGTATTTTAGCTGCTGCTGACGCAATGGTAAAAGCGGGGCGGATTACCTTAGTCGGCTATATTCGGGTTGGGAGCGCTCGGTTTACTGTCAACATTCGGGGGGATGTTTCGGAAGTGAAAACAGCCATGGATGCAGGCATAGAAGCCGTAGAGAGGGCCTATGGAGCTACCCTAGAATCCTGGGTCATCATCCCCCGCCCCCACGAAAACGTCGTTGCTGTCCTGCCCATTGATTACAACGATAATGTAGAGTTCTATCGCCAAGCAGTGGAAGGAGATACCCCACGACCTTCATTAACTTAGAAGGGTGGGTTACGGCGGATTGAGAGATTGCTGTCAGAGTCTAGGTTTTAGCCGCCTAACCCACCCTACGATTATGGGCTGGAGTGGGAGCATCTTGCTCCCTAGGTTTTTAATTATGGTATGTCCGCGAAGCGCTATATGAACAAGCGGACTTGATACAGCACTTTGCGCTGTTATGGTGTACAATTTTAAAGGCTCAAAGCCATGTACCACAACCCTATTCCCTAGCGCGTTCATGTCCGCGAAGCGGAAAGCGCTATATCATCACTCATTCTCCGCTTCTCCACCGACCACGACATTCTGAATGCGTAAGGAGGGGCCGCCACAACCAACGGCTAACCCGTTTTGTCCCCCTTTTCCACAACCGCCGGACTCATCCCAGTAAAAATCATTACCGATCGCCTCAATATCGGCTAAGGTGCTAAATACATTACCCGAAAGCGTCACATCTCGCACCGGTTCAGCCAGTTCTCCGTTACGAATCATCCAGGCTTCCCCGGCACTAAAGGTAAACATCTCTCCGTTGGTCATGCCTCCGAGCCAGTTTTTGGCATAAACCCCTTCTTTGATGCCGCTAAACAAATCATTGACGGGGGTTTCTCCGCGCTCGATCCAGGTATTGGTCATTCGTACCAAGGGCGGATAATGATAGTTGAGGCAGCGAGCGTTTCCGGTGGGTTCCTCTCCCAATTTTCCGGCTGTTTCCCGCGAGTGGAGACGGCCGACTAATACCCCATCTTGAATCAGTTGGGTGGTCGTTGCTGGGGTTCCTTCATCATCATAGAAATAGCTGCCTCGGTGACCTTGGGGCCCTGCGCCATCGAGAATTTGTAGGTTGTCGGGGCCAAATTTGCGCCCTAGGGTCATGACTTCCAAGATGTCGGGGTTTTCGTAGGCCATATCGGCTTCGGACAGGTGGCCGAAGGCTTCATGGACAAATAAGCCGGTCAAAATGGGATCGATGACGACGGTGTAGGTGTTGCCTTTGATGGGAGGATGGGATAGGGCGTTAACTGCACGCTGGGCGGCCGATCGCACTGGGGCATCGAGTTGGGTTAAATCTTCGTATCCATTGCGCGATCCGATGGTTTCCCGTCCGGTTTGTACGGTGGAACCTTTGCGAGCAGTGGCGGCAAAGCGCATCTCTAAATCGACCCAAGATTGCTCAATTAAGGTTCCTTCCGAGGTGATCAGAACGATCCGTTGACAGCAGTCCCCATAGCGGACGGAGGTGGTTGCCACCTGGGGATCGGTGCTGTGCAGGATTTCTGCGTAGCGATCGCACAATTGTTTTTTCTCGATTAAGGGAATTTCCCTGGGATGGCTTCCCCCTAGGGGCAAAATCCGGCTATCTTCGATGATGGGAATGGGGGCTAAGATGGTTTCTTCTTGTCCCACTAACTGCGCGGAGGCGATCGCTTCTTCAATCCGATTTGATAATATCCCCAGTTGGTTAAAGCTACTCATGCCCCAACCGCCTTTGTAACAGGCTCGCACTTGTCCCCCTAGGGAAATGCCTTCACTGAGGGTTTCTACCTTATCTCCCCGCAACAAGATATTGGTCGATTCTGATTCTTCTAGACGAATAGAGAGAAAATCGACTTGAGAGCGATACCGCTTGATTAAATCGGAGAGGAAGTTTTTAATATCTGTATTCATGTCAATTCGACAGATCTCCACATGAGTTATTAGTTATTACTGGTTATTTATTAGTTATTACTTATATAGCATTTCAGGGGTTGTTAGGGTATGATGAAAACGTAAAGCCGTCCTGGAAGGACGGGGTTTTAGACCCATTGCGCGAGATGATTCAATCAACCCCATCAACTGCTGAGTCCGCCCCACTCACTCCAGTAGCCAGTCGGATAACCATTAATGTAGCGCCCGCACGGGTGGTTCGGGGAGCAAAAATTTTAGAGGACTGTGGCAGCGAGTTGGCTGCTTTGGGGCAGCGTCCCTTGGTGATTGGGGGCGATCGCTCTTTGAGGGTGATTGAA
Coding sequences within it:
- a CDS encoding Crp/Fnr family transcriptional regulator, which translates into the protein MLSSVDRLLFVRGVPIFKELRDDFLVRLASIMDELSFPAGQTIFTQGQEGRSLYIVVSGRVRVHIGDRDLAYLDKGTTFGEMSLFDAEPRSASVTAIETCDCLVLTQQQLYDAIDETPGIAVNIIRLLSRRIRELNQKINAQESKIQELQVSSKH
- the ilvN gene encoding acetolactate synthase small subunit, giving the protein MKHTLSVLVEDEAGVLSRISGLFARRGFNIESLAVGPAEQLGVSRITMVVPGDDKIIEQITKQLYKQINVLKVQDLTESPCVERELMLLKVNAPTQSRSEIIELANIFRSRVVDVAEDSLTLEVVGDPGKMVAIVQVLQKFGIREIARTGKIALPRESGVNTELLKSLEAKLA
- a CDS encoding BMC domain-containing protein, whose protein sequence is MPEAVGVIQTLGFPAVLAAADAMVKAARVTLVYFDRAESGNFVVAIRGGTSEVVPAVEIGIQEAEKVYGGKVMMHYIVPNPPPNVQAVLPIDYTEVSEPFR
- a CDS encoding carbon dioxide-concentrating mechanism protein CcmK translates to MGQQAVGAIETKGFPGILAAADAMVKAGRITLVGYIRVGSARFTVNIRGDVSEVKTAMDAGIEAVERAYGATLESWVIIPRPHENVVAVLPIDYNDNVEFYRQAVEGDTPRPSLT
- the infC gene encoding translation initiation factor IF-3 yields the protein MVDKRKNRDLPQINERIKYPEVRVIDGDGTQLGIMSPRDGLKLAQEQEQDLVLVSDKADPPVCRIQDYGKYKFEQEKKAREAKKKQHTADVKEVKMRYKIEEHDYNVRLNNARKFLKKGDKVKATISFRGREIQHSNLAEELLKRLAKDLEEEAEVQQEPKREGRNMMMLLSPKKEL
- a CDS encoding HEAT repeat domain-containing protein, whose translation is MELNYQGRGVNKWGQRFFQWFNLRPDESERTVLMLAFYTASCVGLSWTEASTADLFLQRFGAESLPWIYIASAVMGSGLGFLYDWLQTLLPLRKVIVLTAILMAIPLFLLRLGLDLIVIAPILIFLLRLWCEAIFILNELNTSICANQLFNIREIKRTYPLISSGILMADVVSGFSLPAILTFLRVENILICASVLMFVGGAIAFYLTQNYQQFFPDTTNRVSSEDDSGFTQRRLGRPVWRYVIPLILFFFVAQGSLQFVEFQFFDQLEKNLNSGEVASFLGFFNGVLGVFELILQWFVSSRLIERLGVFVAASLLPGLMGIISLISLGHVADLFWCLITLKFFDDLLRYTVVLGLGPALFQPLPESIRNGIQAWRAIAEPISTGVTGLLLLGTIWFCSQIMPQLESRQSDIFLFQTILISLGWLLAIFFLRSGYVQLLVSSAKSGRLGVSDVDLRSLQRNVADTLKQPGAEEDKRSCIELLNRFDPQNINEVLVPLLPSLSPALQRQSLEVLLEHPHTKDVESIRALTQTSLLPDVLALALRYIWLTEAEPDIRQLRSYLQPSVDPVVRSTAAALMLKRGNAKAKAEATNTLRRMVTSEQERERVMGCRALGEAVYMQALRLYVPNLLQDDSLRVRCALLEAIAATRLEEYYPSLLRGLYYQSTREASCRALVRLGHEAIPLLLDLARDIYKPDLVRMYAWMTIGEIKTPESLHVLTQNLMTSWGSTRRNILKILIKLPDDLGIEKVQTVLGRSGIELLIDQELMFMGQLYAARLDLAEDRISGREAQLLLRSLVDLETDSIERCFLLMKFLYPIQSVQAAAFNLQSNSMSSQARGLEILDNIVDIPHKKALLTVLDQYAIAEKLTYLEDLVVYQPLNPSDRLRHLLDLRHFLSDWPLACCFHVAQAFRWSTTTEHILAGLRHPRGFVREAVLNYLKVASPSTLSQLLPMLKHDPDRLVAAQVQALIEEFGLSHTELSSPSILSEDSSDFPIPPFTHPPIPPSP
- a CDS encoding TldD/PmbA family protein gives rise to the protein MNTDIKNFLSDLIKRYRSQVDFLSIRLEESESTNILLRGDKVETLSEGISLGGQVRACYKGGWGMSSFNQLGILSNRIEEAIASAQLVGQEETILAPIPIIEDSRILPLGGSHPREIPLIEKKQLCDRYAEILHSTDPQVATTSVRYGDCCQRIVLITSEGTLIEQSWVDLEMRFAATARKGSTVQTGRETIGSRNGYEDLTQLDAPVRSAAQRAVNALSHPPIKGNTYTVVIDPILTGLFVHEAFGHLSEADMAYENPDILEVMTLGRKFGPDNLQILDGAGPQGHRGSYFYDDEGTPATTTQLIQDGVLVGRLHSRETAGKLGEEPTGNARCLNYHYPPLVRMTNTWIERGETPVNDLFSGIKEGVYAKNWLGGMTNGEMFTFSAGEAWMIRNGELAEPVRDVTLSGNVFSTLADIEAIGNDFYWDESGGCGKGGQNGLAVGCGGPSLRIQNVVVGGEAENE
- a CDS encoding SGNH/GDSL hydrolase family protein, with product MGQIKILLLIGAIALGLCTFFELALRWFFGFGKPLIYQADPEIGYLLAPSQTTRRFGNRITINRYSMRSADMSEEPAPDTQRILLLGDSIANGGWWTDQEQILSNLISHKLKEETGKAVEVLNISANSWCPRNEIAYLRKYGTFGAEVIILLINTDDLFGTAPTSIPVGRDRFYPSHYPPLGIVEAFTRLVLPYESPPEMAAVRAEKGDRVGFNLQAIQDIHTYAQKHHAQVLLAMTPLKRELGEPGPRDYEWKARKRLLALTEERKIPYIDFLPIFNAQENPETLYRDHIHLSPLGYQVVNEILCSQTETRKPPGLEGSGEC